ACCGAACCACAAAATCATTTTTAATGAGCTATTCTTTCTATCGTTATGCTCTTTAATTGTCATCTCCATAATTATCGTAAAAATTTATCCAACACATATACAATCTGCAACAAGGTGATATAGGAAACACTCACCAGCATTAACGTCCTTGCAGCTTTTGCGTCCCTAAGCTTATATAACCTGAAAGCATAAAACAACATCCACATTCCCAATAAAAATACGATTACTGCAGATATCGGTGTAATATACAACTGCCCTGTATACCCAAAAGCAGGAAAAACAGAAGCAATTACCAGCCAAATCGTATATAAAATAACCTGCAATGCTGTCGATTTATCTCTCTTACCAGTTGGCAGCATAAAGAATCCGCCTTTTTCATAATCTTCAAAAAGGAACCATCCAATAGCCCAAAAGTGCGGGAATTGCCAAAAGAACTGTACCATAAACAAAGTACCCGCTTCAATACCGAAATCACCGGTAGCCGCAACCCATCCTAACATAAACGGAATGGCACCCGGAATAGCACCCACAAATACCGCCAAAGGCGTTACTGTTTTCAAAGGCGTATAAATACTGGTATATAAAAAAATAGAAACGGCACCAAACATGGCCGTTTTAGGATTGATGCTATATAAAATGCCCAATCCGATAAGTGTTAATACAATTGCAATAACAAATGCTGTGGTAACAGTCATACGCCCTGCAGGAACAGGCCGGTTTTTCGTACGATCCATAAGGACGTCCAGGTCTTTTTCAATAATCTGGTTGTACGCATTTGAAGCACCTACCATACAATACCCACCAACAGCCAGCATAATCAAAACCTTATAATCAAAGGGGTGATTTGCATCAAAGCCCAAAAGATAGCCCGCTATAGATGAGAACACAACACTGACGGCAAGCCGCGCCTTTGTGATTTCTTTAAAATCAGTAAAGATTGATTTAAATGAAATAGTATTTTCTGTAGTGCTCAATGCTGTTTTCATTAGGTTTTTAAAAACTTGTGCAAAGATACTTGTTCCAATGCAATATGGCAAATCCAATCCCGGATATTACGGTAAGATTTAAAATTAAATGCTTTTTTAACAATCCGGGGGCATCAAAAACACTCCACAAGAATCCAATGCCTTAGAAATCATAGTACATATTAAAAATATCTGCACGGATTCCCAACGAAAACCAGGTCGTCGTTTCTTTGAAATTCAACGGATTGTTGGCCAACGGATCAAAATTCCTGTAGATCAGGCTCGCAAACACTTTGATATTTGTAGTCGGATTGATCAGGTAAGCCGTTTGCAAATCGGCGATAAAGACATTGGTGGTATTCCCCTGCCCTACTTTTACTCCGGTATCATAAGGCCTGTTATCATTATAATTCTTATACGGGTTTCCGCCATAATTCAGGCTATCCGTCGCGGTATCAAAATCAAGCCCGCGCTTCCCTACTGTAAATTTAGCATCAGCCGACCATCGCCCTTTATGATAACGCGCAATCGCTACCAATTCTTTAAAGTTCCCGCCCCATTGATGCCCAAGGCTTTGGTTGTTATGCCCGTAGTTGGTCAGTATATTACTGTGCTGGTACACATAAGGCCGCACATGATTGTATTCCAATTGCAACAATAGATTTTTCACCCGGAATGCATCATAATATTTTGCCCCAAGCTGATAGCCATATTTATTCTTCCAGCTCTGCTGCCCTCCGGTAATATCACCTACCGAAAATTCATCCAACAGGAACTGGCCGTATACATTCATCTGATTATTGATCTTATATTTCCCCGTCATCCCCAGCAATGCATTACCGGATTTTGAAGACGATGAGAACTCCACACTTCTGTAAAATATAATCGGATTCACAAAATTCACATCAAATCCCCTGTCATTACTATTCGACCATACCACCGA
The Flavobacterium kingsejongi genome window above contains:
- the cyoE gene encoding heme o synthase, producing the protein MKTALSTTENTISFKSIFTDFKEITKARLAVSVVFSSIAGYLLGFDANHPFDYKVLIMLAVGGYCMVGASNAYNQIIEKDLDVLMDRTKNRPVPAGRMTVTTAFVIAIVLTLIGLGILYSINPKTAMFGAVSIFLYTSIYTPLKTVTPLAVFVGAIPGAIPFMLGWVAATGDFGIEAGTLFMVQFFWQFPHFWAIGWFLFEDYEKGGFFMLPTGKRDKSTALQVILYTIWLVIASVFPAFGYTGQLYITPISAVIVFLLGMWMLFYAFRLYKLRDAKAARTLMLVSVSYITLLQIVYVLDKFLR